In Diachasmimorpha longicaudata isolate KC_UGA_2023 chromosome 4, iyDiaLong2, whole genome shotgun sequence, a single genomic region encodes these proteins:
- the LOC135161509 gene encoding serine-rich adhesin for platelets-like, which yields MMPLINRLFVPRKNIKTTADCKLPVDISAGTRIRNTLNFGADQIRVLLFRECERRGRKLLFDSLTAGKNNASTSSTYRSTSTSCSRNGNGLPHECDKEVCDNVNLLSEMVFGTVAMTYRGTLFKIHTLEYPRCIICTKVFPAPDHMIRRNNEKLTDETLAISNNNNNSSNGNMRKLLSRDSSGNISGNSLRKSSTCSSTCSGWDLDVPKFPVSPAMNSHSEGSLESNSNSTSSSGFGSYPSLRRRWLRAVSTSLNHSTDVNYEMDEILGLQIYRDNSPCFNTAATNTISNGSNNAAITVMTSTTTTTTTATTATTTTTTTTTTTSTTTITTTTTITTTTTTTTSQMPLLCLSTCDDIYNSGRRRHKTRLGLTIIIKLTPEREKEMELRIFEHASQLEAILDRLCQTCITSNKQRGLIERLHQTSFRCTCWLLRLLVTRKYGDNDLSIWHEIILNKSISNYKRSTMLCRNFQQMCQLLNILDTKSTNFFLSTLITAVLTYHLGWVNSVVSLEEKNWLENMKRKYPCNPLWIQLSELYGTLGSPSKRVHTIITGDADKLHLIDAILKFLSYFIRSAIVKRHYIYRNTSGEDVLEAIAVIKKKQSKAFSSAIISSFRPPTSALSTTVASGLATASSSSSSSCFSSGHEYSTVNNLRNSSTGRSNTKIITEPNDRVAKCSLTEKKDDFNIPRLKKTTSSSKNLNLESSNCLKLEEKVALKLDSYQDDIESFEKDVINSKIIKIVGDSEKTTANAPLLTLDECQNKLDSKTMESLLLPNHCDSNKEVCSINVTGPNEREVYFSQIAYESDKQNHVFFTVGDEKRAINEKEPIETNRNYSCQCSFAFTRVPSTSAQLPEGVLRKILQRNFPETSKSIQRPGTSLSKDRSFGISCPKCNGSTANGNFESRKLLLETPTNATEVLRTCSASTIGIRTGRNCRTDCSTVDQLLEANSFIELPMPRGKEDDDDDDDDLMKGQSEMKPTAGYTDTLLQRAVLKSDGDIFYSDVHYTADLIIQGLIKKSNQSDKLDKDINEKKTTDSVINPTMESQLSELVNDIGLSTKHSLFDYSISESLCIVADIDNCQVGLISNKLPMYNSLLPVGMSKLVSGMLEPFVYLWTKDKSPLYCFTILESKMREMWLRSEALAQLIMTMDICSINLANLTSVLDIDAADVPLLLAVAATHSPQMFQRIGFTYT from the exons AAACACATTGAATTTTGGAGCAGATCAAATAAGAGTTCTCTTATTTCGTGAATGTGAACGGCGTGGTAGAAAGTTACTTTTCGATTCTCTTACtgctggaaaaaataatgcatCAACTTCATCAACCTACCGCAGCACAAGCACTTCATGTTCCAGGAATGGAAATGGACTCCCACATGAA TGCGACAAAGAAGTCTGCGATAACGTGAATTTATTGAGTGAAATGGTGTTTGGAACCGTGGCTATGACATACAGAGGGACTCTTTTCAAAATTCACACTTTGGAATATCCACGATGCATAATATGTACAAAAGTATTCCCCGCACCAGATCATATGATTCGCAGGAACAATGAGAAATTGACCGATGAAACTTTGGCAATATC taacaataataataattcaagtaATGGAAATATGCGAAAGCTACTCTCTCGTGATAGCTCAGGCAATATATCAGGAAATAGCTTGAGGAAGAGTTCAACATGTTCAAGTACTTGCAGTGGTTGGGATCTCGATGTACCAAAATTTCCAGTATCACCTGCAATGAACAGTCATTCAGAAGGATCCCTAGAGTCAAATAGTAATAGTACATCATCATCGGGCTTTGGTAGTTATCCGAGTCTTCGTAGAAGATGGTTACGAGCGGTCTCAACATCTTTGAATCACTCTACAGATGTAAATTATGAAATGGATGAAATACTTGGGTTGCAAATTTATAGAGATAATAGCCCTTGCTTCAATACTGCAGCTACTAATACTATTAGTAATGGAAGTAATAATGCTGCTATTACTGTTATGACTAGTACGACTACTACAACAACAACAGCTACTACTGCTACAACTACGACTACCACTACTACCACTACTACTTCTACTACTACTATTACTACTACTACAACTATTACcactactactactactactactagTCAGATGCCACTATTGTGTCTTTCTACGTGCGATGATATTTATAATTCTGGTAGACGTCGGCACAAAACAAGATTGGGGCTCACGATAATCATTAAATTAACACCTGAACGAGAAAAAGAAATGGAGTTGAGGATTTTTGAGCATGCATCACAATTAGAGGCAATATTAGATAGACTTTGTCAGACGTGCATAACTAGCAATAAACAGAGAGGGCTCATTGAGCGATTACATCAAACCTCTTTTCGATGTACATGCTGGTTACTGCGCCTACTTGTTACTAGGAAATATGGTGATAATGATCTTTCAATATGGCACGAAATTATTCTCAAcaaatcaatttcaaattataaAAGAAGTACCATGCTCTGTAGGAACTTTCAACAAATGTGTCAGTTACTCAACATCTTAGATACTAAATCAACGAACTTTTTTCTCAGTACATTAATTACAGCTGTCTTGACCTATCATTTGGGATGGGTCAACAGCGTTGTATcattagaagaaaaaaactgGTTGGAGAATATGAAAAGAAAGTATCCGTGTAACCCACTGTGGATACAGTTAAGTGAGTTGTATGGTACTTTGGGAAGTCCATCAAAAAGAGTACATACAATTATAACTGGTGATGCAGATAAATTGCATTTGATCGATGcaatattaaaatttctttcctacTTTATTCGCAGTGCCATTGTTAAAAGACATTATATTTATCGTAACACTTCGGGTGAAGATGTACTAGAAGCTATTgctgttataaaaaaaaagcagagTAAAGCATTCTCATCTGCTATTATTTCATCTTTTCGTCCACCAACATCAGCATTATCAACGACAGTGGCATCGGGCTTGGCTACCGCCTCGTCTTCTTCATCTTCATCATGTTTTTCTTCTGGTCATGAATATTCTACCGTCAATAACTTGAGAAATTCATCTACAGGACGTTCgaacacaaaaataataactgaACCCAACGATAGAGTGGCCAAGTGCTCTTTAACGGAGAAAAAAGATGATTTTAACATTCCAAGATTAAAGAAAACTACAAGTTCAAGTAAAAATCTCAATCTAGAGAGCTCAAATTGTCTAAAATTGGAGGAGAAAGTTGCGTTGAAATTGGATTCATATCAAGATGATATAGAAAGTTTCGAAAAAGATGTGATTAAttccaaaatcattaaaatagtCGGAGATAGTGAAAAAACTACGGCAAATGCGCCATTATTGACACTGGATGAATGTCAAAATAAATTGGACTCAAAAACAATGGAATCATTATTGCTTCCCAATCATTGTGATTCAAACAAGGAAGTGTGTTCAATTAATGTCACTGGTCCCAATGAAAGAGAAGTATACTTTTCCCAGATTGCGTATGAAAGTGATAAAcagaatcacgtttttttcactGTTGGTGATGAAAAACGGGCAATTAATGAAAAAGAGCCAATAGAGACAAATCGAAATTATAGTTGTCAATGTTCATTTGCATTTACACGCGTACCGAGTACCTCTGCTCAGTTGCCTGAAGGagttttaagaaaaattcttcagaGAAATTTTCCCGAAACTTCGAAAAGTATTCAACGTCCTGGTACATCTCTGAGTAAAGATAGATCATTTGGTATTTCGTGTCCAAAGTGTAATGGCTCAACTGCAAATGGGAATTTTGAAAGCAGGAAACTGCTTTTGGAAACACCAACTAATGCAACTGAAGTTCTACGAACTTGCAGCGCATCAACTATCGGAATACGGACTGGGCGTAACTGTCGAACTGACTGTTCAACTGTCGATCAACTTTTGGAGGCCAATAGTTTCATTGAGTTGCCTATGCCaag ggGTAAAGAGgatgacgatgatgatgatgatgatttgATGAAAGGACAAAGTGAAATGAAGCCAACCGCAGGATACACAGATACTCTCTTGCAGAGAGCAGTCCTAAAATCAGatggagacattttttattcagatgTCCATTATACCGCAGATCTTATTATCCAGGGTTTAATAAAGAAATCCAATCAAAGTGATAAACTGGATAAAGAtattaatgaaaagaaaacaacGGATAGTGTTATAAATCCAACAATGGAAAGTCAATTATCAGAGTTAGTCAATGATATTGGCCTGTCCACTAAACATTCACTCTTTGATTATTCAATCTCGGAATCCCTCTGTATTGTGGCTGATATCGATAATTGTCAAGTTGGACTCATTTCTAATAAATTACCAATGTATAATTCATTATTACCAGTCGGCATGTCGAAATTAGTATCGGGAATGTTGGagccatttgtttatttgtgGACGAAGGACAAATCACCGCTATATTGTTTTACCATCTTGGAATCTAAAATGCGAGAAATGTGGCTCCGGAGTGAAGCTCTAGCACAATTGATAATGACAATGGATATATGTAGTATCAATCTTGCTAATTTAACCAGTGTATTAGATATTGATGCTGCAGATGTACCACTTTTGTTGGCAGTTGCCGCGACACACTCTCCACAAATGTTCCAAAGAATTGGTTTTACCTATACTTGA